In Brassica napus cultivar Da-Ae chromosome C2, Da-Ae, whole genome shotgun sequence, the sequence GATACCAGTCCAGGTGAAAGTCACTGGACAGCAGTCAAGACTATCCTCAAGTATTTGAGAAATACTAAGGATAAGTTCTTGGTCTATGGAGGAAGTGATGAACTTGTTGTGAGTGGTTACACTGATGCCAGCTTTCAGTCGGAAGATGATTTCCGATCACAATCTGGTTTCATCTTTTGTCTTAATGGAGGAGCAGTGAGTTGGAAGAGTTCCAAGCAAAGCACCGTAGCAGACTCAATAACTGAAGCTGAATACATTGCTGCTTCTGAAGCAGCAAAGGAAGCTGTTTGGATTCGGAAGTTCATTGCTGAACTAGGTGTGGTTCCGAGTATTTCTAACCCAGTGGATCTTTATTGTGACAACAATGGAGCCATCGCACAGGCGAAGGAACCTAGATCCCACCAAAAATCCAAACACATTCAAAGGAGATATCATCTCATTCGTGATATCGTCGATAGAGGAGATGTGAAGATTAGTAGAGTCTCAACGGATGCAAATGTTGATGATCCATTGACTAAACCTCTTCCACGACCTAAGCATGAGAGTCATACTACTGCTATAGGCATAAAGTTTCTTAAGATGTGATCTTGATTCTAGTGGAAGACTTTTCTTTTATGATATGATGTTCAGGTTTACATACATTTGGTTATGTATTAAAATTAATAGAGttgtttcagatttattttattattggataattaaataaaagttccaaAATAATTGATATCATTCTTATAGGTCATCAAGTACGTGACTTGATCATGAAACCCTATAGGTGAGAgatgttataaattattgagGTCCCTAGTCAAGGTTGTTAACTTGGGACATTTATAACTGAGAATGACTAGTATGTGAGGTGATTGATGACCAAATTTCATGGAGTCATTCAATATGTGGTATTGAAGTCAATCACATGGATATGTGTTAGAGAACACATGATCGGAATGACCCGCTATGAAAACTCTACAAGATTGTTATATGAGTGTCATGAGAGTTTCTCATTACGACTATAGAGTATAGTCCTTAGACCTGAGTTCGTCATGATTCTTTATTTATGGATTAGTTCACTTTGACCTTGTCAAACGTCAGCCGTAACTGGTGATTATAAAGGCATTGATTAGGTGTTCTATGAAGTTTGTAAGGAACATGGATGGAACAAGATGGGATTTGTCCCTCCTATATAACGGGAGATAAATATCTCATGGCCTATCGAAGAATTGATACTTTGATACTGAGAAATGCATGGCCATGCTCAAACGAGGTGATTGTCAGTCGTTTGTTTTATCAGTATAAATCAGAGTTCAATAAACGTGATCTAGCTTAATAAGGATGACACTGGTGCTTGCCTTATGTTGAGATCGAGATATAGAGACAAATGGATTATGAGAATAGATGATTCTAGTacaagtgggagattgttgGAAATGTCCTAAAATCATTTGTACTTACTCTTAATAACGTTGTAACGTCGAGGTTCCACAATCGTATAATATTAGGTGGTTATAATGTTTTGCTAGAAACCGCTTATAATCTATGAATTGAGAATTcattactaatattatatgatcctaCAGGATCACACACCTAAGCAAACTGAATCATTTACGTATTAGGTTttatactaattattatatatgatataatatatgtatatatatatatattcacatacgTGATGTGAGTTTATAAAAGAGGTTAAAATTACTTTGAATTATATAATGATGGTCATTATTATTGGACAAAGTTAATAATGGGCTAACAAAACCTAATTGCATTAGGTTACGTGCttcacatatgtatatatacgaaAGTATGTTATGATATGTGGgtggtttttttttacttctggCCGAAACCTATTCATAAAGGCGAAGTGTTCGTCAAGTTTTGAGATTTGATCTCAACGGTACTAGCATCCCGTCTTGATCCAGTTTGTGTGCGTGTGGATACCAGTAGAGACACGATGTTTGGAGTGCTAGAAATCTCGATTTGGTTTATTCATCATTCCGCTGCGAATAACCAGGTATATTTGAAACCTTAAAATCTAGATTTATTTAGTATTGACATGAGATTCTAGGTATATAAATTCATAGgttgatttataaatagttataattCCAACACAAACTTCTGCTTTGGTGGAGAGATTGAGGTTGCTATGGTTAAGCAGTCTCACCGGTTTGCGGTAGAACGCTGTTCCAGTGACGTTTAAGTTTCTATCAGTGAGTCTCAGTAGTCCATCTGGTGTGATGATCGCTGCTCCTTCTGTTTGAATCTCCGATTTGTTTTTACTAAAACCTTCGAAAGTGAAATCTGTTGTTGGTGGTGTCTTCGTACTCTGAGCTTGAAGAGAGAAGCTCAAAAGCTGGATGAGTAAGAACAAAAATGAGACCATAAATCTAGACATAGGAAATCAAGAACAGAGAGAACGGGTTAGAAGGAAGAAGATAATTGGATATTACAGGGGACTAGGGGAGTTTGGTTTATCCTTGGTGATTCGATGATCAAGCAAGTCATAAGAGCGAGAAGGAATTTTCAAAGTTCTGAACAAGAAaagtcttttctttcttttcaacgGTTTGTTCACAATCACACACCCACACACACATATCAACGAATTTATTACATTCCAATCCGACAAGACGCTTTCAACACACGTGAAGCAGCTTCTCTTGTATACTAAAAtgagaattcggccaaaaaaaacctcaactttgcacgaattgccaaaaaaaacataaacttttgtaCTCACcaaaaaacaccaaattttcatttactttagaattaattaacagaaatatttgacgtcgtttattgttggcattaagtgaaacgacgtcgttttacatgatttgaaattaaaaatatgttgaCCCCTGGATTCGAACCAAGGTTGGTTTGTCAAATGGCAAGGTATTTTACAACTGGGCTACTGGCactttcaatgtacttactaacatgtttatttttatttgatacatattaaatataaaaaattctctaaaaacttaataagatctttaaaattccaaaaaaattaaaaaataaagaagatttttataaaattaattagaaattaaaattaaaaataaaattttataaaaaatttatttattttaaatcatattttataaatttatttattttaaatcatattttataatttttataaaaaaaaattttattttaaaatttcttattaaaaatttcttattaaaaatttctttatttttataaaaaatttctttattttaaaattttatttttaattttaatttctaaattaattttataaaaatattatttatttttttattttttttggaattttaaagatcttattaagtttttagagaatttttttatatttaatatgttccaaataaaagtaaacatgttagcAAGTACATTGAAAGTGCCAGTAGCCCAGTGGTAAAATACCTTGTCATTTGATCAaccaacctgggttcgaatccagggttcgtttcacttaacgcaaacaataaacgacgtcaaatatttctattaaatttgttgacggcgtgctaaattggcaagtcagcgaaaacattgttaattaattctaaagtcaatgaaagtttggtgtttttttggtcagcccaaaaatttatgtttcttttggtAATTCGTGCaaagttgaggtttttttttgcCGAATTGTCATACTAAAATACATTGTTCTCTATTTGTTAtgcaaataacataaataactttttattaCATAAATGACTTTCACGGCAAGAAGATTCCAGTTTTCATTTTGTAGAGCATGCCAATACTTCAGAAGCGCTTGAACCCTCCCCAGAATCCCAAAAAGATTGAGAAAGCCGTGCTGCTGGAATTTGTTGCAAGACAGGCATAGGAGGCACTTCAAGAGCTTCAAGGCTTCCTTCCATCATCTCTACTACTATGTTCATCGGAGGGCGGTTTGATGGGGAAGACTGTATACACCACAAACCCACAATTTTCATCTTCTTTGCTATCTCCTCTTCTTCGCTTCTGATTCCATACTCGGTAGGACTTCCATTGTCTCCTTGCTCGAGATTCTGGTATATCCATTCGGGAAAATACATTGAGCTTGCATTCGATGCAGAGACTTGATCAACTATTTCTTTCTTCCTTGCGCCTATCATTTCGAGTAGTAGCATCCCATAGCTATACACATCTGACTTGTGAGACACACTCCCATACACTGGGGAGAACATCTCTGGCGCAATGTACCCTATTGTCCCTCTCATATCTAGCAGCGATATTATGCTCTCTTTTTTCTCACAGAGTTTAGCAAGTCCAAAATCAGAAACTTTGGGGAGAAGATTTTCATCTAACAGCACGTTCTGAGGTTTAATGTCGAAATGCACGATCCTTGTTTTGCAGCCAAAGTGCAAATACTCTAACCCCCGAGCAACTCCTAGTGCAATATCATACAGTGCCGTGAAGTCCAAATTCATTATGGTGGTGTCTGAGATGAACTTATCAAGCGAGCCGTTCTCTAGAAATTCATATATGATTGCTCTTTTTGAACCTTCGGAGCAGAATCCAAGTAAGGAAACAATGTTGACATGAGATGTTTGGCTCATGCTGGCAACTTCATTGATGAAGTCTTCGCCATTATTGTCCTTTGAATCTTTCAAGACCTTCACCGCAACCATACGGCCGTCACAAAGGGTTCCTCTATAAACAACTCCAAATCCTCCTCTCCCAACCACTTCTGCAAATGACTTTGTAATTTTCTTCACTTGCGCATAAGTATAGTGTTTGAGTGGAATAAGAGCCTTTAACTTCTTTTGTCTCCTATCATCTGATGTTTTTCTCTTGCGAAAAATTTGGACCCCGAAACAGGGGCATAATAATACCACCAGCGCAATAATACCTGTTAGTGAACACAAACCTAAAATAACATAGAAAACGTTTGGTTAGTAACTTTTTCATAATGTAGGAAGATCAAAAACAGTTATAAATATCTATCTGGGAAGCGAACTAACCTACGAGAATAATGATCACAATAACTGCAgaaccataaaataaaatttgtcaGCATAGAACAAGACTTTTGAAATGAAAAGAGCAATTGGAGAAAAACAATGGTTTAGAGGGAGGATAAAAAAAGTCATTCGATGAAAGTTATGCACCTATGCCCTCTATAAGATCAGCTCCTGCATAAATTAAATGGCATGCAAAAGAAAGTCAGTTTGAGCTGGAGATAGAGCTCTGAACACAaacgaaaaaacaaaaacttgaaacTAAAGGAAGGTTTGCAAATGATCTGATCAAAAGGTGGGTGGGCGATTGTGGAAGAGAAAAAGAGGTGGTTCTTGGTGAAGGACATTAGGAAACAAGACCATggatgaaagaaaacttacggTTGTGTGTCGGGCATGAACTATTATGCGGCCCATCTTTGCAATAACAGACGAAAGCGCTTGAGGTCTGATTATATCCGCAAGCACCCTCAGAGACCATGCACCTCTCACAATCCGAGTTAACATAGAGATCGAAACCTTGTTCAATAGCcttctttagattatatgtaTTCGGACTCCTCTGCAGCGTCTCCAATGCAGATCCAGATGCAGGAATACTGACATTTCTTTTACACATTTCCCTGAAATTGTTTAAAAGACCTCTAATCTCTTCAAGTAAAGGCGACGTGAGGTTTTTTGTCACATAGTAATTTCTTCTGTTATTCCCAGAAACAAGCTCTCCAACATAAAAACTATGGGGGATAAGTGGTGAGAAGTTTGGGCAGTCATAATAAATTGTTACAAGCTCGGTGTTATAGGGGAAGGAAACAACGTTTTCATTGAACTGTGCATTCAGTGGGTTTCTGGGATAAAGATTATCAATATAATCTGTTCTTATGAGTGTCGTCTCATAATACCCACTATCTATGATTCTGAACTTCACAGTGGAAATGTTGAGCTCTGCAAAATCTCCGCTACAGTTGAGCTCGAACTCTGGGTGGCCACATGCTTTTCTACCAGGTTTCCAGAAAGGATAACTGAGACGTACCTGATCGCAACAGCTAAACGTCTTACTGCAGAGTCTGTAAAGCTCACCAGCTGATAAAAAATAAGATGGGTTCAAAAACAGCATCAATATGGATTTTATTTACGCCAAAAATTTGGTTATGAGACTGAGATTGGTTGATTATTAGTTCCTTAtgttatcctttttttttgtttttcttcgtGGTCAGGAAAATGATTACGGATTAGGTAAGCATTTGCCTGAGAAAATTGATGCTAACTTACCACTTGATACACCAGGAAGATGGCTGAAAGAGGAGAAGATGGCAAATAATATCAAACAAAAACTAAAGGGATAGTTCATTCTTGAAAAGTGTGTATTCTGTCTTTGGTTACTGTTAAGGAGGAGTGGATCAAGTGGTTTAATGCGAGAGAGACCAAATATGAAAGGGAAGAGCTTTTCTATTCGCATGGCTTTCTTAATTAGACTTTTCATTTGGTGTTAATCATTTTTCCGTTGGACACTGTTAATATGACTAAGACATTGCTGAAgtagaacaacaacaaaagagtGGTACTGGTTATTCTAAAACTCATTTTCTAGGCAAATCATGAAATAACTTTAATGGGAGTAAGAGGGACTTGTCCACACAACTATACCACACTATCTCTATCTCCTAAAATTGTTTACTTTTACGACCAAAGACTTTTCAGTTAGGAGACTGGAAACCTTATTGATTCAATAATCTTAAAAACAACATCTTCTGTCTTCCAAggtacacacacacacataagtCCACATCTCCATAGTAAGCTGAAATTTAGTCACTTTTGGTTGTGACGTTGAAAACCACATCTTCTGTCTTTCAGCTGTGTCTATTCTCTCTTTAAATAAGatcaaagaaaaattaattactaATTGTTAGTTTTATGAACTTTTGACTATCGTTACAATGCTAAAGGTGGACACAGAACTAGGGGAATGTGTGAACCTAGGCCGTGCTTGTTTGGAGGTTAGTTggtatcaatttaatttttagttaaacCTATAAAACATAAGTTTATTACCGTCTTCTTATTGCgattttaaatgataaatagTTGGATTAATCACATGATTGATCTGAACTTGAGCaatttaagataacaacactcAACAAACtaatttaacatatgttttcattttttttctaaatgtaGACATTATATGACATTTCTTGGATACATGTATTGCTGCTTCTGCGCTTTGATAAATTTGAAAGAGGCTACTGATATCAACATTCTGCTTAAACCAAACTACCTTAAAGCGTTAGAGATTCCTGAAGAGGTGCCGTGGGAATTTGCTGCAAGACAGGCCTTGGAGGCACttcaagagcttcaagacttCCTTCCATCATCTCTACGACTCTGTTCATTGGTGGGCGATCTAATGGGGAAGGCTGAATACACCACAAACCCACCAATGCCATCTTCTTTGCTAGCTCCTCTTCCTCATTGTTGATTCCGTTCTCGGTAAGCCTTCTAGGCTTTCCTAATTCAAGATCCCTATATACCCATTCAGGAAAGTATATTGAACTTGTGTTAGAAGCAGAGTCTTGATGAGCGCTTTCTTTGTTCCTTGCaccaatcatctcaagaactaACATTCCATAGCTATAAACATCTGACTTGTAAGACAGGCTCCCATAAACTCTTGAAATCATTTCTGGTGCAATGTACCCTACTGCACCTCTTGTGTCCAGCAATGACAAGACACTCTCTTTCTTCTCACAGAGCTTAGCAAGCCCAAAGTCCGAAACTTTGGGGCAAAAGTTTTCATCTAAGAGTACATTTTgtggtttgatgtcgaaatgTACAATCCTTGTTTTGCAGCCATGATGCAAGTACTCCAGACCACGGGCAACTCCTAGCGCAATTTCATACAATGTCGCCCAATCCAAATTCACCAAGGACTTGTCTGAGATGAATTTATCAAGAGACCCATTTCCCAAAAACTCATATATAATTGCTCTTTTGGAACCTTCAGAGCAGAAACCAAGCAAGGTGACAATGTTGAGATGAGAAGTTTGGCTCATGCTTGCAACTTCATTGGTGAAATCTTCACCATTACCCTTTGAATCTTTCAAGAGTTTCACCGCAACCATACGGCCATCAGAAAGAGTTCCTCGATAAACAATTCCAAATCCGCCTCTCCCGACCACTTCCGCAAATGACTTTGTAATTCTTTTCACCTTTGCATAAGTGTAGTGTTTGAGTGGAATGAGGGACTTCAGATTCTGTTGTCTCAGACGTAATTCTTTCATCCGGAGATAATGACGAAAGAATAGTAATAAGATCACGAACAGAACAACGCCTGCTATCGAACCCGCaactagaaaaacagagaaaacttgGTTTAAATAACTTCATTTTTACTATATGAATCGGATATAGTTCAAAATATATGCTCCCAGTGAACTAACCTTTGAGAATTACATTGACCCAAGA encodes:
- the LOC106381035 gene encoding LEAF RUST 10 DISEASE-RESISTANCE LOCUS RECEPTOR-LIKE PROTEIN KINASE-like 2.7 isoform X1 — its product is MKSLIKKAMRIEKLFPFIFGLSRIKPLDPLLLNSNQRQNTHFSRMNYPFSFCLILFAIFSSFSHLPGVSSAGELYRLCSKTFSCCDQVRLSYPFWKPGRKACGHPEFELNCSGDFAELNISTVKFRIIDSGYYETTLIRTDYIDNLYPRNPLNAQFNENVVSFPYNTELVTIYYDCPNFSPLIPHSFYVGELVSGNNRRNYYVTKNLTSPLLEEIRGLLNNFREMCKRNVSIPASGSALETLQRSPNTYNLKKAIEQGFDLYVNSDCERCMVSEGACGYNQTSSAFVCYCKDGPHNSSCPTHNRADLIEGIVIVIIILVGLCSLTGIIALVVLLCPCFGVQIFRKRKTSDDRRQKKLKALIPLKHYTYAQVKKITKSFAEVVGRGGFGVVYRGTLCDGRMVAVKVLKDSKDNNGEDFINEVASMSQTSHVNIVSLLGFCSEGSKRAIIYEFLENGSLDKFISDTTIMNLDFTALYDIALGVARGLEYLHFGCKTRIVHFDIKPQNVLLDENLLPKVSDFGLAKLCEKKESIISLLDMRGTIGYIAPEMFSPVYGSVSHKSDVYSYGMLLLEMIGARKKEIVDQVSASNASSMYFPEWIYQNLEQGDNGSPTEYGIRSEEEEIAKKMKIVGLWCIQSSPSNRPPMNIVVEMMEGSLEALEVPPMPVLQQIPAARLSQSFWDSGEGSSASEVLACSTK
- the LOC106381035 gene encoding LEAF RUST 10 DISEASE-RESISTANCE LOCUS RECEPTOR-LIKE PROTEIN KINASE-like 2.7 isoform X2, which gives rise to MKSLIKKAMRIEKLFPFIFGLSRIKPLDPLLLNSNQRQNTHFSRMNYPFSFCLILFAIFSSFSHLPGVSSAGELYRLCSKTFSCCDQVRLSYPFWKPGRKACGHPEFELNCSGDFAELNISTVKFRIIDSGYYETTLIRTDYIDNLYPRNPLNAQFNENVVSFPYNTELVTIYYDCPNFSPLIPHSFYVGELVSGNNRRNYYVTKNLTSPLLEEIRGLLNNFREMCKRNVSIPASGSALETLQRSPNTYNLKKAIEQGFDLYVNSDCERCMVSEGACGYNQTSSAFVCYCKDGPHNSSCPTHNRLCSLTGIIALVVLLCPCFGVQIFRKRKTSDDRRQKKLKALIPLKHYTYAQVKKITKSFAEVVGRGGFGVVYRGTLCDGRMVAVKVLKDSKDNNGEDFINEVASMSQTSHVNIVSLLGFCSEGSKRAIIYEFLENGSLDKFISDTTIMNLDFTALYDIALGVARGLEYLHFGCKTRIVHFDIKPQNVLLDENLLPKVSDFGLAKLCEKKESIISLLDMRGTIGYIAPEMFSPVYGSVSHKSDVYSYGMLLLEMIGARKKEIVDQVSASNASSMYFPEWIYQNLEQGDNGSPTEYGIRSEEEEIAKKMKIVGLWCIQSSPSNRPPMNIVVEMMEGSLEALEVPPMPVLQQIPAARLSQSFWDSGEGSSASEVLACSTK
- the LOC106381029 gene encoding LEAF RUST 10 DISEASE-RESISTANCE LOCUS RECEPTOR-LIKE PROTEIN KINASE-like 2.5 isoform X1; this translates as MSGNKRNSTVHGPCYTARSPTNGESFISSPSSKHSSKPSSKPVFKDDYVAGPPLPPNLIFTNDGRYKLCSQPFSCGDQKDLLYPFWIPDREECGYPGFMLNCSSGFAELTVSSVKFRILMADYDLHFITLARMDYTDNLCPSNPRNEQFNQSALQFADGTKLLTILYDCRDLPSNISNSLVYNYVTDFQCEEDMEGLRNYCFVKNSSSALLYMRDGTKDLEKNCKKEVSIPVRESTLPSLCSDNPNKSLEKGFNLEIKQDCLVCLESNGACGYNRGFVCYCDDGTHGHNCYGSLVNAIHKGSWVNVILKVAGSIAGVVLFVILLLFFRHYLRMKELRLRQQNLKSLIPLKHYTYAKVKRITKSFAEVVGRGGFGIVYRGTLSDGRMVAVKLLKDSKGNGEDFTNEVASMSQTSHLNIVTLLGFCSEGSKRAIIYEFLGNGSLDKFISDKSLVNLDWATLYEIALGVARGLEYLHHGCKTRIVHFDIKPQNVLLDENFCPKVSDFGLAKLCEKKESVLSLLDTRGAVGYIAPEMISRVYGSLSYKSDVYSYGMLVLEMIGARNKESAHQDSASNTSSIYFPEWVYRDLELGKPRRLTENGINNEEEELAKKMALVGLWCIQPSPLDRPPMNRVVEMMEGSLEALEVPPRPVLQQIPTAPLQESLTL